TGGACTGGTCAAGAATCGGCAATTTCTGGCGCGAGAAGATGAGCACGACCGGCGACTTGGGCGTGGTCATGGCAATGCGCCAGGCCTCGGTGCTTTCGTTGGCATCGGCGGGGCGCAGCACCACAATGTTGGGCACCGTGCGCAGCGCGGTTACGTGCTCAACGGGCTGGTGGGTGGGGCCGTCTTCGCCCAGGCCAATGCTGTCGTGGGTAAACACGAACGTGGCCGTGCTCTCGGCCAGGGCCGTGAGGCGAATGGCTCCGCGCATATAGTCGCTGAACGTCAGGAACGTACCGCCATACGTGCGTAGGCCGCCGTGGTGGGCAATGCCGTTCATCGCCGCGCCCATGGCGTGCTCACGCACGCCAAACCACACGTTGCTGCGCTCGGGGTGCAGGTACTGAAACGAGTCGTCGCCCGACTTATCCATCTCGTTCGACGAGGCCAAATCGGCCGAGCCGCCGAACATGAACGGCACCGATTTCTTGATAACGTCCAGGGCCTTGCCCGATGCCTGGCGGGTGGCCAGCTCGCCGTCGGCGGGCGTGTACACGGGCAGGTCCTTGTCCCAGCCTTCGGGCAGCTGGCCGGCGAAGGAAATCTTAAACATATCCGCTTCGGCCCCAAATGCTTTGGCGTAGGCGGCGAAGTCGGCTTCCCACTGCTTTTGCAGCTCGGCACCTTTCAGGCCGGGCTGGCGCAGGTGCTCATAGACCTCGGCGGGTACCTGAAACGACTGCTCGGGGTCAAAGCCGTAGAACTTCTTGGTAGCCTTCACGTTGTCGGCGCCCAGCGGCGAGCCGTGCGACTTGCTAGTACCCGCCAGCGGCGAGCCGAAGCCGATAATCGTGCGTACGGCGATAATCGAAGGCCGGTCTTTCACCGACTGCGCCACCCGGATGGCGTTCTCAATCTCATCGAGGCTGTTGCCGTCCTGCACGTGCTGGGTGTGCCAGTAGTAGGCATCGAAGCGCTGCATGGCATTTTCAGTGTAGGCGAAGCTGGTGGGGCCATCGAGCGATATCTTATTATCGTCGTAGAGGTAAATCATCTTGCCCAGCTGCAAGTGGCCGGCCAGCGAGGCCGCCTCCGAGGCAATGCCTTCCATCAGGTCGCCGTCGCTCACCAGCACGTAGGTGTAGTGGTCCTGCACCGGCGCGTGGCCCTCTTTGTTGTACAGGGCGCCGAGGTGCGCCTCGGCCATCGCCATGCCCAGGCCGTTGGCGAAGCCCTGGCCGAGCGGGCCGGTGGTCACCTCCACGCCGGGCGTGATGTGCGACTCGGGGTGGCCGGGCGTGCGCGAGTCCATCTGGCGGAACTGCTTCAGGTCGTCCAGCGACAAATCGTAGCCGTAGAGGTGCAACAGACTGTAGAGCAGCGCCGAGCCGTGGCCGGCCGACAGCACGAAACGGTCGCGGTTGGGCCACTTGGGGTCTTGCGGGTTGAAGCGCAGGAAGCGCGACCACAGCACGTAGGCCATGGGGGCGGCGCCCAGCGGCAGGCCGGGGTGGCCCGAGTTGGCCTTCTGCACCATGTCGACAGACAGCAGGCGGATGGTGTTGACGCTCAGTTCGTCAATCGAAACGTTGTTGGGATTAGGGTTGCTCATGGGGAAAGCGAAAAAGATTGGTGGCGCAAAGGAACGCGGCGCAGACTGCCCGAGCCGTGTTCCCCTACATATTTTTCGCATGGCAGTAGCGTGGACGCTGGGAGTCCGCGCGTAGGTCGTTCCCACGCGCGGACTCCCAGCGTCCACGCTACCTGGTTAGATGTACTGGTTGATGAGGCTTTCGAGCCACTCCTGCTTGCCGCTGCGGGGCGTGGGCTCGCCGTGCTCGTGCGCGATTTTGCGCAGGTCTTCCAGCGTGAGGCGGCCCTGGGCGAAATCGGCCCCGTGGCCCGTATCAAACGAGGCGTAGCGCTCGGTGCGAAACTTCCGGTAGCCGGACTTGGTCAGGATATTATCGGCCGTTACCAGGGCGCGGGCAAACGTGTCCATGCCCGAGATGTGGGCCACGAAAATATCCTCCAGGTCGGTCGAGTTGCGGCGGGTTTTGGCGTCGAAGTTGATGCCGCCGTGCCGGAAGCCGCCGTGCTCCAGGATGATGAGCATGCTCTCGGTCAGCTCGTTGAGGTTGTTCGGGAACTGGTCGGTGTCCCAGCCGTTCTGGTAGTCGCCCCGGTTGGCATCCATCGAGCCCAGCATATCAGCATCGGCGGCTACTTGCAGCTCGTGCTGGAAGGTGTGGCCGGCCAGCGTGGCGTGGTTCACTTCCAGGTTGAGCATAAAGTCTTTATCCAGGCCGTGCTCCTTCAAAAAGCCGATAACGGTGGCCGCGTCGAAGTCATACTGGTGCTTGGTGGGCTCGGCCGGCTTGGGCTCGATAAAGAACTTGCCTTTAAAGCCCTGCTTACGGGCGTAGTCGCGTGCCATCGTCAGGAACTTAGCCATGTTGGCCTGCTCGCGCTTCATATCGGTGTTGAGCAGGGTCATGTAGCCCTCGCGGCCACCCCAGAACACGTAGTTTTCGCCGCCCAGCGCGATGGTCGCGTCGATGGCATTCTTCACCTGGGTGCCGGCGTGGGCCACCACCGCAAAGTCGGGGTTGGTGCTGGCGCCGTTCATGTAGCGCGGGTTCGAGAACACGTTGGCCGTGCCCCACAGCAGCTTCACGCCGGTCTCCTGCTGGTGCTGCCGGGCATAGTCCACGATGGTGCTCAGGTTGCTTTCGTACTCGCGCAGCGAGCTGCCCTCCTCCACCAGGTCAATGTCGTGAAAGCAATAGTAAGGCGTGCCGAGCTTGGTAAAGAACTCAAACGCCGCGTCCATCTTGTCTTTGGCGCGGCCGATAATTTCGGGGTGCGCGTCCCAGGCAAACTTCTTGGTGCCGGGGCCAAACGGGTCGCCGCCCGTGCCCACGAAGGTGTGCCAGTAGGCCGTAGCGAAGCGCAGATGCTCCTTCATGGTTTTGCCGGCCACCACGCGGCTTTCGTCGTACCACTTAAAGGCCAGGTGGTTGTCAGAGTCGCGGCCTTCGTACTTTATCTTGTCAATGCCTTTAAAAAATTCCTGGTTAGCCATGAGCTGAAGGATGTTAGGGTAGTTGGAAAGTTGATAATTTGGTTTACGCCAGCAGCAATTCCGCCGGCCTGGTTTCGCGGGCCAGCAGCGTCTGCCAGTCCGAGTACGTCTGCTGGTACTGCGCCTGCAGGGCGGGCGTGGGCTCGACGGTGCTGATGCGCACCAAGCCAGTGAATGCTTCGGCTGCACTGGCATAAATGCCGGCCCCGATGCCCGCGCCGCGCGCCGCGCCCTGCGCCGCGTCGGTGTCGTAGAGCTCCAGCGTCAGGTTGCCGCAGTTCACGAAAGCCTCGCGGAAAACCGGGCTCAGAAACATGTTGGCGTGGCCGGCGCGCACTTTCTGCACCTGCACGCCCGAGGCGCGCATGATGTCCATGCCGTAGTTCAGGGCGTACACGATACCCTCCTGGGCGGCGCGTAATATATGATTTTTACTATGTATATTAAATTGCAGGCCGTGCAGCCCGGCGGCGGCCGGCCGGTTTTCGAGAATGCGCTCGGCCCCGTTGCCGAAGGGCAAAAAAAGCAGGCCCGCCGCCCCTACCGGAGCCTGGGCGGCCAGCGCATTCAGCTGCTCGTAGGGCAGGTCGCCCACGAGTTTGCGCAGCCAGCTATTGAGAATACCCGTGCCGTTGAGGCACATCAGCACGCCGTTTTTGGGCTGCTCGCGGGTGCTGTTGACGTGCACAAACGAGTTGACGCGCGAGCGCGGGTCAGCAGTGGTGGTTTCGTTGATGCCGTACACCACGCCGCTGGTGCCGCCGGTGGCGGCTACTTCGCCCGCGTTCAATACATTGAGCGAGAAGGCATTATTGGGCTGGTCGCCGGCGCGGTAGCTGATAGGCGTGCCCGCCGCCAGGCCCAGCGCCCGGGCGGCCTCGGCGGTGAGCCGGCCCTGCACGGCAAAGGTATCGACCACCTCGGGCAGCAGGTCGGCGCTGATGCCGTAATAGTCGAGCAGCTCCTGGGCAATAGCCTGCCGCTTGAAATTCCAGAATATGCCTTCCGACAAGCCCGAAACCGTGGTTTGCAGCTGGCCCGTGAGTTGGTAGGCGAGGTAATCGCCGGGCAGCTGAATCTTATGGATTCGGGCGTAAATCTCCGGCTCGTTCTCGCGCACCCACTTCAGCTTGGAAGCCGTGAAGTTGCCGGGCGAATTCAGGAAGTTTGCCAGGCAGAACTCCTCTCCCAGCCCGGCAAAAGCCTGGTTGCCGATTTCCACGGCGCGGCTGTCGCACCAGATAATGGCGGGGCGCAAAACGCGGCCGGCCTGGTCGAGCAGCACCAGCCCGTGCATCTGGTAGGTGATGCCGATACCGGCCAGCAGCGTGGCATCGAAGCCGTAGGCGGCCCTGAGCTGATGGGTGGCATTGATAACTTCCTGCCACCAGCGCTCGGGGCGCTGCTCGGCCCAGCCGGGCTGGGGCACGGCGATTTCCATCTCGGTGTGGGGCGAGGTCACGGCCGCCACGCACCGGCCGGTAGCGATGTCGAGCAGCGAAGCTTTGATGGAAGAGCTACCGATATCGTAGCCGAGGAGGTATTTCATAAGGCAGAGCAACAGCCGGGGCCGCGCCGGAATGGCTAGCGCGAAAGCGGGGATAACTGGTATAAAACGGGCTAACTCAAAAATCGTCGGTGCGGAAGGTGGAAGCCGGCAAGCCCTCTTTATTGTACAGATTGGCTCCTTCCGGATTGTCGGCCCAGGCGTAGCGCACGGCTACCGGAGCGGCTACCTGGTCGCTCCAGACGACCACTTTATCACCTACCACCCGCGCCTGGGCCGGCACAAACTTATGGTCGGCGCCGGCTATGGTGAAGCCCGCCAGCGGACCACC
The sequence above is drawn from the Hymenobacter baengnokdamensis genome and encodes:
- the xylA gene encoding xylose isomerase, translating into MANQEFFKGIDKIKYEGRDSDNHLAFKWYDESRVVAGKTMKEHLRFATAYWHTFVGTGGDPFGPGTKKFAWDAHPEIIGRAKDKMDAAFEFFTKLGTPYYCFHDIDLVEEGSSLREYESNLSTIVDYARQHQQETGVKLLWGTANVFSNPRYMNGASTNPDFAVVAHAGTQVKNAIDATIALGGENYVFWGGREGYMTLLNTDMKREQANMAKFLTMARDYARKQGFKGKFFIEPKPAEPTKHQYDFDAATVIGFLKEHGLDKDFMLNLEVNHATLAGHTFQHELQVAADADMLGSMDANRGDYQNGWDTDQFPNNLNELTESMLIILEHGGFRHGGINFDAKTRRNSTDLEDIFVAHISGMDTFARALVTADNILTKSGYRKFRTERYASFDTGHGADFAQGRLTLEDLRKIAHEHGEPTPRSGKQEWLESLINQYI
- a CDS encoding xylulokinase, whose translation is MKYLLGYDIGSSSIKASLLDIATGRCVAAVTSPHTEMEIAVPQPGWAEQRPERWWQEVINATHQLRAAYGFDATLLAGIGITYQMHGLVLLDQAGRVLRPAIIWCDSRAVEIGNQAFAGLGEEFCLANFLNSPGNFTASKLKWVRENEPEIYARIHKIQLPGDYLAYQLTGQLQTTVSGLSEGIFWNFKRQAIAQELLDYYGISADLLPEVVDTFAVQGRLTAEAARALGLAAGTPISYRAGDQPNNAFSLNVLNAGEVAATGGTSGVVYGINETTTADPRSRVNSFVHVNSTREQPKNGVLMCLNGTGILNSWLRKLVGDLPYEQLNALAAQAPVGAAGLLFLPFGNGAERILENRPAAAGLHGLQFNIHSKNHILRAAQEGIVYALNYGMDIMRASGVQVQKVRAGHANMFLSPVFREAFVNCGNLTLELYDTDAAQGAARGAGIGAGIYASAAEAFTGLVRISTVEPTPALQAQYQQTYSDWQTLLARETRPAELLLA
- the tkt gene encoding transketolase; translation: MSNPNPNNVSIDELSVNTIRLLSVDMVQKANSGHPGLPLGAAPMAYVLWSRFLRFNPQDPKWPNRDRFVLSAGHGSALLYSLLHLYGYDLSLDDLKQFRQMDSRTPGHPESHITPGVEVTTGPLGQGFANGLGMAMAEAHLGALYNKEGHAPVQDHYTYVLVSDGDLMEGIASEAASLAGHLQLGKMIYLYDDNKISLDGPTSFAYTENAMQRFDAYYWHTQHVQDGNSLDEIENAIRVAQSVKDRPSIIAVRTIIGFGSPLAGTSKSHGSPLGADNVKATKKFYGFDPEQSFQVPAEVYEHLRQPGLKGAELQKQWEADFAAYAKAFGAEADMFKISFAGQLPEGWDKDLPVYTPADGELATRQASGKALDVIKKSVPFMFGGSADLASSNEMDKSGDDSFQYLHPERSNVWFGVREHAMGAAMNGIAHHGGLRTYGGTFLTFSDYMRGAIRLTALAESTATFVFTHDSIGLGEDGPTHQPVEHVTALRTVPNIVVLRPADANESTEAWRIAMTTPKSPVVLIFSRQKLPILDQSKLGSAREGVAKGAYILSEAKGGQPQLILIATGSEVKLAMEAQQVLEQEGTATRVVSMPSWELFEHQDKAYREKVLPPTLRKRVTIEAGTPIGWHKYATDEGAVIAMNRFGASAPAEELFEKFGFTVENVVKRAKDVLAGHPEQEDEKQVVAKGN